The Nostoc sp. 'Lobaria pulmonaria (5183) cyanobiont' DNA window TGTGGTTTGTGTAGATTCGATGACGACTTGTACCACTAATATGGGGGGAGTTTCGTTAAGTTCGATTACAGCTTCTCGATTAGAAAGTACTGACCACTGCTGTGTTGGTAATACTACTACATCTGGAATTCGTGAGGTGTCCCAGCATCCTCCACGTGGCGAACGCACTCCCACAGAAAACTTTTGTGCTGTCCAATTCTGACCTATTTTGGCACTTTCA harbors:
- a CDS encoding Uma2 family endonuclease; amino-acid sequence: MTATTKKFTFAEYLKYNDGTDTQYELVDGELIPISLGTGKHGGISKFLERSNDHESAKIGQNWTAQKFSVGVRSPRGGCWDTSRIPDVVVLPTQQWSVLSNREAVIELNETPPILVVQVVIESTQTTDYRSKHSKYAVLKIPEY